The Ochrobactrum sp. BTU1 genome includes a region encoding these proteins:
- a CDS encoding pyridoxal phosphate-dependent aminotransferase family protein — protein sequence MPISLTMESPLGARMQIGGRSVDYFCGTSYFCLHGHQDVINAACEATRQYGLGAGTLARMPVYEDLHQRLRKWFATDDVVTLISGYSAPAALLQGLRDDFDVVFVDEGTHYSTRDALAALVKPIFRFRHLDPESLELTLSRNLKKGQRALIATDGVFPSSGALAPLSEYRHVMNAYGDCLLFVDDSHGVGVLGPTGQGSLQIAELGQRGNYVAGTLSKAFGSLGGFLPVDNSVAQKVREKAMILRGASLPPPSAAAAAIAAMQILETQPIMRANLARNVRHIRHGLRQLGFAIDESPVPIISVRGDFDMEHLRSELARRDIIVKITPPRGYSDAPDAPTLRLAVFSQHTTHQIDNLLSQMRSVL from the coding sequence ATGCCAATATCTTTGACAATGGAATCGCCTTTGGGGGCGAGGATGCAAATTGGTGGTCGTTCGGTAGACTATTTCTGCGGGACTAGCTATTTTTGCCTCCATGGCCACCAGGATGTGATTAACGCCGCCTGCGAGGCTACTCGACAATATGGCCTTGGGGCTGGAACCCTTGCGCGAATGCCGGTCTATGAGGACTTGCATCAACGATTGCGTAAGTGGTTTGCAACAGACGATGTCGTCACCCTCATCTCCGGGTATTCCGCACCCGCGGCGCTCCTGCAAGGGTTGCGTGACGACTTCGATGTGGTTTTCGTAGATGAAGGAACACACTACAGCACCCGTGATGCATTGGCAGCACTCGTAAAACCAATATTCCGATTTCGCCACCTGGATCCAGAAAGCCTGGAATTGACCCTCTCGCGAAATCTGAAGAAAGGCCAGAGAGCACTTATCGCCACCGATGGTGTGTTTCCTTCATCAGGTGCACTCGCGCCACTGTCTGAGTATAGGCATGTGATGAACGCTTATGGTGATTGTCTTCTCTTCGTAGATGACTCGCACGGCGTCGGTGTACTCGGCCCGACAGGGCAAGGATCGCTCCAAATTGCGGAACTTGGACAACGCGGGAACTATGTTGCCGGGACACTGAGCAAAGCTTTTGGATCACTTGGCGGTTTTCTACCTGTAGATAATTCTGTTGCCCAGAAAGTTCGAGAGAAGGCCATGATCTTGCGCGGTGCATCGCTTCCTCCGCCCAGTGCCGCCGCGGCAGCAATCGCCGCCATGCAGATTTTGGAAACGCAGCCGATTATGCGGGCAAACCTGGCTCGTAATGTGCGGCACATACGACACGGCCTGCGTCAGCTTGGTTTTGCAATCGACGAAAGTCCTGTTCCGATAATTTCAGTCCGTGGGGACTTCGATATGGAGCATCTAAGGAGTGAGCTCGCGCGGAGGGACATCATTGTCAAAATTACGCCGCCTCGCGGCTATTCCGACGCACCAGACGCACCTACCCTCCGATTAGCTGTTTTCTCCCAACACACAACACATCAGATCGACAATCTGCTTTCCCAGATGCGTTCGGTTTTATGA
- a CDS encoding LysR family transcriptional regulator yields the protein MQITHEVQMELAWLEDFLEIVATRNFSTAAASRNISQPAFSRRIRSLEAWVGAELLDRSTYPVHLTTVGNMFVPRCQELVRDMYRLRTDCRNVAGASSQLLTFAAFHTLAIYFFPDWIVRAQPVDQPIRSSMHTADFLECIEHLSSGKCNFAIIYDHPDGPPVLEAGPFESLQIGKDRLILVSGTDADGRPLYDVDVPEGARIPYLSYSWNDGYLGKLISLIQSRRRQPLNLNTVYQSSLAVSLKQMAIAGHGIAWLPQISAQKAISRKELVQIGGQHMSLEMEIRIFRRAGTRNGDAEAFWNHLSEISKGLRGPVSPSIGLR from the coding sequence ATGCAAATAACGCATGAGGTTCAGATGGAGCTGGCTTGGCTCGAAGACTTCCTGGAAATTGTGGCAACGCGAAACTTTTCCACTGCGGCTGCCTCGCGCAACATCTCGCAACCGGCGTTTAGTCGTCGTATCAGGTCGCTTGAAGCTTGGGTTGGTGCAGAATTGCTCGATCGAAGCACATATCCAGTCCATCTAACAACTGTTGGCAACATGTTTGTACCGCGGTGTCAGGAACTGGTCCGCGACATGTATAGGTTACGAACCGACTGTCGGAACGTAGCTGGCGCAAGTTCGCAGCTGCTCACATTTGCGGCCTTTCATACGTTGGCGATCTATTTCTTTCCTGATTGGATTGTGCGAGCTCAACCAGTTGATCAACCCATACGCAGCAGTATGCATACTGCTGATTTTCTGGAATGCATTGAGCATTTATCGTCGGGAAAATGCAATTTTGCTATTATTTATGACCATCCCGATGGCCCTCCAGTGCTTGAGGCCGGTCCGTTTGAATCATTGCAGATCGGGAAGGACCGCCTGATTTTGGTTTCCGGCACCGACGCTGACGGCAGGCCATTGTATGATGTCGATGTGCCGGAAGGTGCACGTATTCCTTATCTTTCCTATTCGTGGAACGATGGCTACCTGGGCAAACTTATATCGCTCATACAGTCACGCCGGCGACAACCGCTTAATTTGAATACGGTATATCAGTCATCGCTGGCTGTTAGTCTCAAACAAATGGCAATCGCAGGTCACGGGATAGCTTGGCTGCCGCAGATCAGCGCACAAAAAGCGATCAGCAGAAAGGAACTCGTTCAAATAGGCGGTCAACACATGTCGCTGGAGATGGAAATCAGAATCTTTCGCCGTGCAGGCACGCGAAATGGGGACGCGGAGGCCTTTTGGAATCATTTGTCAGAAATTAGTAAGGGTTTGCGTGGACCGGTCAGCCCTTCTATCGGGTTACGCTGA
- a CDS encoding M55 family metallopeptidase: MKIFISADIEGTAGITNWDEARKGHADYEEFREYMTDELVAACEGARAAGATEIVVKDAHSTARNLILSKLPAYVRVVRGWSGHPDAMMFGINETFNAALYTGYHNKAGTDTNPLAHTLTGTVSRMLINGEVASEFTLNSLCAANYGVASAFLSGDSGMCEEAEHFVPGVMTVATSQGYGPATSSLSPQASVIAIRERVEDALSRDFSKSFPALAEQYELIVEYTNPIDAFMGSWYPGVSCPAPRTLRYEARSFFEIQRAIRFIV; the protein is encoded by the coding sequence ATGAAAATATTCATCAGTGCTGATATCGAAGGCACAGCCGGCATCACAAATTGGGACGAGGCGCGAAAAGGGCATGCAGACTATGAGGAATTCCGGGAATATATGACGGATGAACTGGTAGCTGCTTGTGAGGGCGCTCGCGCCGCCGGCGCTACTGAGATCGTCGTTAAAGACGCCCATTCGACGGCACGCAACTTGATCCTCAGTAAGCTTCCCGCCTATGTCCGGGTCGTCCGCGGATGGAGTGGGCATCCCGATGCAATGATGTTCGGGATCAACGAAACTTTTAATGCAGCTCTCTACACCGGCTATCACAACAAGGCAGGTACCGACACGAACCCTTTGGCACACACACTGACCGGTACAGTGTCAAGAATGCTGATCAACGGAGAAGTCGCATCTGAATTCACCTTGAATTCCCTATGTGCTGCAAACTATGGGGTGGCGTCGGCATTTCTATCCGGTGACAGTGGCATGTGTGAGGAAGCTGAGCATTTTGTACCCGGCGTTATGACTGTCGCAACAAGCCAAGGATATGGACCTGCTACGTCCTCTTTGTCGCCGCAAGCATCAGTTATTGCTATCAGGGAACGCGTGGAAGATGCGCTATCTCGCGATTTTTCGAAATCTTTTCCTGCCCTTGCGGAGCAGTATGAATTGATTGTGGAGTACACCAATCCGATCGATGCCTTCATGGGAAGTTGGTATCCTGGCGTTTCATGTCCGGCTCCTCGAACGTTACGTTATGAAGCTCGAAGTTTCTTCGAGATTCAACGCGCTATTCGTTTTATTGTATGA
- a CDS encoding ABC transporter substrate-binding protein — MKLALALAVSCGLGLATAPAVAQTKNPGTFVFLWTDDVQSFDPAYIANTPSSYGVLNVYSRLLNYNGSQISEFVPSISSEVPTLENGLIKTNDDGSISYTFPIRKDIHAHKVGIKGDDGKIVWQNFDGLTNEQKTKIEPGYGEITPEDIRYSLLRAILMGQSWMSNAITEVVTAGKYPDVTKWVETEGNVKNISEASPEALRKVYDQLASQITVEGDNVILKLPKPFPATLGVLALPFGASIVDKEWVASVGGWDGDGDTWKKYYRPELGDDPLFAQENGTGPFMLEEWDRTDRRITLKRFDNYFMGPAKLERVVMRTVPEWTTRRLQLLSGDADFVTAPVEFLDELGKTEGVKVVDGLPKVFGRGLYFAWPLETTDNPAIGSGKLDGNGIPEDFFADIDVRKGFNYAQNYDALLKQVLLNKTVQSRGPSVRGIMGYRDDSPIYNYDPKKAAEHFKKAFDGKLWENGFTFTAYVQEGTPQGTAALSALQQGLQRINPKFKMKIQSLPWASISDKLNNREKPASPLTYMGWGPDYSDPGGPLGAATYYLSPTGLVGGMLGDGYRQLMTEKFKPLLDEAWASSDPAVREPIYAKLQAMSHDYATTQFLWEDFGYIVTRSNIDGYVHNMILYGAWDFYPVTKAD; from the coding sequence ATGAAGCTTGCCTTGGCTCTGGCCGTTTCCTGCGGCCTTGGTCTGGCAACAGCGCCTGCTGTTGCTCAGACCAAAAATCCCGGAACTTTTGTCTTTCTGTGGACTGACGATGTTCAATCGTTTGATCCCGCCTACATAGCAAACACACCCAGTTCCTATGGTGTCTTGAATGTCTATAGCAGGCTCCTCAACTACAATGGTTCCCAGATTTCCGAGTTCGTTCCTTCTATTTCAAGTGAAGTCCCGACGCTCGAAAACGGCTTGATCAAGACAAATGACGATGGGTCAATCAGCTACACTTTCCCGATCCGCAAAGATATTCACGCGCACAAAGTTGGTATAAAGGGCGACGACGGTAAAATCGTCTGGCAGAACTTCGATGGCCTGACCAACGAACAAAAGACAAAGATCGAGCCTGGATATGGCGAAATAACACCTGAAGACATACGATATTCCCTGCTTCGAGCAATCCTCATGGGCCAGTCATGGATGTCAAACGCCATCACAGAGGTTGTGACTGCAGGAAAATATCCCGACGTCACTAAGTGGGTGGAGACGGAGGGTAATGTTAAGAACATTAGTGAGGCAAGCCCGGAAGCACTGCGTAAAGTCTACGACCAACTCGCTTCTCAAATCACGGTTGAAGGCGACAACGTAATCCTGAAGCTTCCAAAGCCTTTTCCAGCTACGCTGGGCGTCCTAGCGCTGCCATTCGGAGCATCGATTGTCGATAAAGAATGGGTCGCATCCGTCGGTGGATGGGATGGCGATGGCGATACCTGGAAGAAATATTATCGGCCGGAACTAGGAGATGATCCACTCTTTGCTCAGGAAAATGGCACCGGACCATTCATGCTGGAGGAGTGGGATCGCACTGACCGCAGGATCACGCTGAAGCGCTTTGACAATTACTTCATGGGCCCAGCTAAGCTCGAACGGGTGGTGATGCGCACTGTACCTGAATGGACAACGCGGCGCCTTCAACTACTTTCTGGCGATGCAGACTTCGTAACCGCCCCCGTCGAGTTTTTGGATGAACTTGGTAAAACAGAGGGTGTAAAAGTCGTTGACGGACTGCCAAAAGTCTTTGGCCGCGGTCTTTATTTCGCTTGGCCGCTCGAAACCACAGATAATCCTGCAATCGGTAGTGGCAAACTCGATGGAAACGGTATTCCAGAAGATTTCTTTGCTGACATAGATGTGCGCAAGGGCTTTAACTATGCCCAGAACTACGATGCCCTTCTAAAACAGGTCCTTCTCAATAAAACGGTGCAGTCGCGCGGGCCGTCGGTACGTGGGATCATGGGCTACCGGGACGATTCACCAATTTATAACTACGATCCTAAGAAAGCTGCAGAACACTTCAAAAAGGCTTTCGATGGTAAGCTTTGGGAAAATGGTTTTACTTTCACCGCCTATGTTCAGGAAGGTACTCCACAAGGGACCGCGGCCCTGTCTGCGCTGCAGCAAGGTCTTCAGCGGATCAATCCGAAGTTCAAGATGAAGATTCAATCTCTTCCTTGGGCGTCAATTTCCGACAAACTCAACAATCGCGAGAAACCCGCTTCACCGCTCACTTATATGGGATGGGGACCAGACTACTCGGATCCGGGCGGTCCGCTGGGTGCCGCGACCTACTACCTCTCGCCAACCGGTCTTGTAGGAGGAATGCTTGGAGATGGCTATCGTCAACTGATGACAGAGAAGTTCAAGCCATTGCTCGACGAAGCATGGGCTTCAAGCGATCCTGCCGTCCGCGAGCCGATTTATGCCAAATTGCAAGCCATGTCACATGACTACGCAACAACCCAGTTTCTCTGGGAAGACTTCGGCTACATCGTAACTCGTAGCAACATCGACGGTTACGTCCACAACATGATCCTCTATGGCGCTTGGGATTTCTACCCGGTGACCAAGGCTGACTAA
- a CDS encoding MFS transporter — MNISSPNTVGVRPKVYIAVLLVLGLTHLLNDLMQSLIAASYPIIKDAYSLDFVQIGMITLTFQIAGSLLQPVIGMITDKRPAPYSPVIGMIFTLTGLVSLAFAHGYAVILVSVALIGIGSSIFHPEATRMARYAAGGRQGLAQGIFQVGGQAGGALGPVLAALIIVPWGQPSLAAFSVVALLAMTLLCWIGSKQSEIRAAFTAIGTNGKAGGSSPHYPVATIATGLIVLTFLMFTKNAYGESFRSFYTFYLMEKFGLSIPASQMMLFIFLISSAAGALIGGIVGDRIGRYRIIWISVLGPLPLTLLLPYVDLYWTGILTVFINLIMASAFASILIYAMELMPNRIGLIGGLFYGLNFGLGGIAAALLGMLADKYGVETVYMLCSYLPVFGLFAWFLPRIQDRTEIK; from the coding sequence ATGAACATTTCATCACCAAATACCGTCGGTGTTCGACCGAAGGTATATATTGCAGTGCTATTGGTCTTGGGCCTCACACATCTGTTGAACGATTTGATGCAGTCATTGATTGCTGCCTCTTATCCAATAATCAAAGATGCTTATTCCCTTGATTTTGTTCAGATTGGCATGATTACGCTGACGTTCCAGATAGCGGGGTCTTTACTTCAGCCCGTGATTGGAATGATCACCGACAAAAGGCCCGCTCCGTATTCGCCTGTTATAGGCATGATTTTTACCCTGACTGGGCTTGTAAGCTTAGCGTTTGCGCATGGGTATGCAGTTATTCTTGTTTCGGTTGCATTAATTGGCATCGGATCGTCAATTTTTCACCCAGAAGCTACACGTATGGCTCGTTACGCTGCTGGCGGACGTCAGGGTTTAGCGCAAGGCATTTTTCAGGTTGGAGGACAAGCAGGTGGCGCGCTTGGACCTGTTCTTGCGGCCTTAATCATTGTTCCGTGGGGACAGCCGAGCCTTGCCGCGTTTTCGGTCGTTGCATTGCTTGCAATGACGCTGCTTTGCTGGATCGGCAGCAAGCAGAGCGAAATTCGCGCCGCATTCACCGCGATTGGGACAAACGGAAAAGCCGGTGGTTCGTCACCACACTACCCGGTTGCGACAATAGCGACAGGGCTGATCGTTCTGACTTTTCTTATGTTTACGAAGAACGCTTATGGAGAAAGCTTCCGCTCTTTCTATACGTTCTATCTGATGGAAAAGTTTGGGCTTTCCATTCCCGCGTCTCAGATGATGTTGTTTATCTTTTTGATCTCTTCAGCGGCAGGCGCCTTAATTGGTGGAATTGTGGGAGATCGCATTGGTCGTTACAGAATTATATGGATTTCAGTACTGGGGCCGTTGCCCCTTACACTGCTGCTTCCCTATGTCGATCTTTACTGGACCGGAATCCTAACAGTTTTTATAAATCTTATCATGGCGAGCGCATTCGCATCGATCCTCATTTATGCGATGGAACTGATGCCGAACCGCATTGGACTGATCGGCGGTTTGTTTTATGGTTTGAATTTCGGTCTTGGTGGGATAGCAGCTGCACTCCTCGGAATGCTAGCAGATAAATATGGTGTCGAAACCGTATATATGTTGTGTTCTTACCTGCCGGTTTTCGGACTGTTCGCGTGGTTCTTGCCAAGAATCCAAGACAGAACTGAAATAAAGTGA
- a CDS encoding beta-lactamase family protein, translating into MFTLSSSSISLFESLIRHEVIDKAIPSISYALVDRAGLLAQGHVQHPDSRFDMNNRTCFRIGSITKTFTAVAIMQLVEKGLVDLDVDVSEYIPGFQPVNPFVGRESGPYGSHVSLRKLMSHTAGIVREPKSGHYLDSQKPPLADTVAELATSTLKQDPSAGTMHYSNAGIAVVGLVIEKVSRKSYADYITENILAPLNMKETSSGMAEGIRERLAPAAMWTLEGDSPAPVFSLGGSPAGNIFSTNHDMAHYAQCLLRGGFAEDGRSIISPASLREMWTPIGKRPSNHDKTLNGYGLCFGVGDMDGWTSVGHGGAVYGYASQMTLLPGSGVGALIFATLDFANQISSRLANDGLRLALSEMKMGKQPGGPKIPPVISDQQLNSLPGHFQHVESGEVVEVKQKAGKLYLMGEGVPLQIRPTSGTGFIVDGRIYGRGADYPHMELSFDTSDNLSWKGQSWIRVESLPTEQIPNEIAAHLGEYGPDFNITYLTYSHGQLKCLIEYFCTHTCEPVDSGRFRMRGLLYEEEILELGATDENGRQGIRVGPMFLERRDTNRQAA; encoded by the coding sequence GTGTTTACGCTTTCAAGTTCGTCGATCAGCCTGTTTGAGAGCCTCATCCGTCACGAGGTGATAGACAAAGCGATACCGTCGATTTCCTACGCCTTAGTCGATCGTGCGGGATTGTTGGCACAGGGTCACGTTCAACACCCCGATAGTCGCTTCGACATGAATAATCGTACTTGCTTTCGTATTGGCTCGATAACCAAAACATTCACAGCTGTGGCAATCATGCAGCTCGTGGAGAAGGGGTTGGTGGATCTCGACGTTGACGTTTCAGAATATATTCCGGGCTTTCAACCTGTTAATCCGTTCGTTGGACGCGAAAGCGGCCCATATGGTTCGCATGTTAGCCTGCGCAAGCTGATGAGCCACACGGCTGGCATCGTCCGTGAACCAAAAAGTGGACATTACCTAGATTCCCAGAAGCCACCGCTGGCGGACACTGTGGCTGAGTTAGCAACGTCAACTCTCAAGCAGGATCCGAGCGCGGGTACCATGCATTATTCGAATGCAGGCATCGCCGTCGTTGGCCTGGTGATTGAAAAGGTGTCACGTAAAAGCTACGCAGACTATATCACAGAAAACATCCTCGCTCCTCTCAATATGAAAGAAACCTCCTCTGGAATGGCAGAAGGAATTCGCGAGCGGTTGGCACCAGCGGCAATGTGGACCCTTGAAGGCGACAGCCCTGCACCGGTCTTTAGTCTGGGTGGATCTCCGGCGGGCAATATTTTCTCGACAAATCACGACATGGCCCATTATGCGCAGTGTCTTTTGAGAGGCGGCTTTGCAGAAGACGGACGCTCTATCATAAGCCCTGCATCCTTACGAGAAATGTGGACGCCGATTGGAAAACGTCCCAGCAACCACGACAAAACATTGAATGGATATGGACTTTGTTTCGGCGTCGGCGACATGGATGGCTGGACATCAGTTGGACATGGAGGTGCGGTTTACGGTTATGCATCACAAATGACGTTACTTCCAGGATCGGGTGTTGGCGCACTTATTTTTGCAACGCTTGATTTTGCCAACCAAATCTCCTCACGTTTGGCGAATGATGGGCTTCGACTGGCGCTTTCTGAAATGAAAATGGGAAAGCAGCCCGGCGGGCCGAAGATCCCTCCCGTCATCTCAGATCAGCAGCTCAATAGCCTTCCTGGACACTTTCAACATGTCGAAAGTGGAGAAGTGGTTGAGGTCAAGCAAAAAGCAGGAAAACTCTATTTAATGGGAGAAGGTGTTCCGCTTCAAATTCGCCCGACATCTGGTACGGGCTTCATCGTTGATGGTCGAATTTACGGACGTGGCGCCGACTACCCGCATATGGAACTTTCTTTCGACACATCAGACAATTTGAGCTGGAAGGGACAAAGTTGGATCAGGGTGGAGAGCCTGCCCACCGAACAAATCCCTAACGAAATTGCAGCTCACCTCGGAGAATATGGACCAGATTTCAACATCACATATTTAACTTATAGCCACGGCCAGCTCAAATGTCTGATCGAGTACTTCTGTACACATACATGCGAGCCGGTCGATAGCGGTCGGTTTCGTATGCGCGGCCTCTTATATGAAGAAGAAATTCTTGAACTCGGCGCAACCGACGAGAATGGGCGGCAGGGAATACGCGTAGGTCCGATGTTCCTTGAGCGCCGGGACACAAATCGGCAAGCAGCCTGA
- a CDS encoding ABC transporter permease yields MIEQYGLGDPFHVQYGRWIGNILTGNLGWSETARQPVAHALASLLPATLELVVLAFIPSFLLAIFLGSRAGIYLNKWPDHIIRVFTILGWSFPVYVFGLLMLLIFYSALDWFPPGRLSQWAQAAVMSPEFTRYTGANSVDAILNGNFQILWDSLRHLAAPVITLTYVNLASMTRVMRTSMLETLRQDYVRTARAKGMSRRVVELKHARRNALLPVTTIAGMEFATMMGGVVITETIFDYAGLGQFAAKSAANLDFPAILGFSLYFAIVLVLMNLIVDLIYPLLDPRVKTR; encoded by the coding sequence ATGATAGAACAATATGGCCTCGGTGATCCGTTCCATGTCCAATATGGTAGATGGATAGGTAATATTCTGACCGGTAACCTGGGATGGTCCGAAACAGCTCGACAGCCTGTTGCGCACGCCCTAGCTTCATTGCTTCCTGCAACACTGGAGCTGGTTGTTCTCGCATTTATTCCCAGCTTCCTCCTCGCTATCTTTCTTGGATCAAGAGCAGGCATCTATTTAAACAAGTGGCCTGATCATATCATACGGGTCTTCACAATCCTGGGTTGGTCATTTCCTGTCTATGTTTTTGGCCTACTCATGCTGTTAATTTTTTATTCGGCGCTCGACTGGTTTCCGCCTGGCCGATTAAGCCAGTGGGCGCAGGCAGCAGTTATGTCGCCTGAATTCACAAGATACACGGGCGCCAATTCGGTAGATGCTATTCTCAATGGAAATTTTCAAATTCTTTGGGACTCTCTTCGGCATCTCGCCGCGCCTGTCATTACGCTGACATATGTCAACCTCGCAAGCATGACACGCGTCATGCGCACATCCATGCTTGAAACGCTGCGCCAGGATTATGTACGTACTGCGCGCGCAAAAGGCATGTCCCGGCGCGTTGTCGAACTTAAACACGCGCGTCGCAATGCTCTTCTTCCGGTAACGACCATCGCCGGAATGGAATTCGCAACGATGATGGGCGGCGTCGTCATAACTGAAACTATCTTCGATTATGCTGGGCTTGGGCAGTTCGCCGCAAAATCGGCTGCCAATCTGGACTTCCCAGCAATCCTAGGGTTCAGCCTCTATTTTGCGATCGTGCTCGTCCTCATGAACTTGATCGTCGACTTGATCTACCCGCTGCTCGATCCAAGGGTTAAAACGCGATGA
- a CDS encoding ABC transporter permease, whose protein sequence is MKVLRYLLRNPVSLIGVLILVGFALIALFAPVLAPPQEFQMSVYDTPRAGFLATPQPPSEEALFGTTEGQYDIYYAVVWGTRTAFKIGLGVVAISVIIGTIIGSTAAYYGGAVDEVLMRIVDVFMAVPFLIAAMVLTALLGKGIGPITIALTTFGWMGYARVIRSEILRIREMDYIHAARSYGASDFRLIARHILPNAFFPVLVLATMATGSMVLSASALSFLGVGTEEGYADWGQFIAYSRNWIVGQPGNPFQYWYTLVFPGAAIFLFVLSWNLVGDALRDVLDPRHTN, encoded by the coding sequence ATGAAAGTGCTTCGATATCTGCTCCGCAATCCTGTCTCACTGATAGGGGTACTTATCTTGGTGGGCTTTGCACTCATTGCACTGTTTGCACCTGTACTGGCACCTCCTCAAGAATTTCAGATGTCCGTCTACGATACACCCAGAGCCGGATTCTTAGCCACGCCGCAACCTCCCTCAGAGGAAGCGCTCTTCGGCACCACGGAAGGTCAATACGATATTTATTATGCAGTGGTATGGGGAACACGAACCGCGTTCAAAATTGGCCTTGGCGTTGTCGCAATATCGGTCATCATTGGCACGATAATCGGCTCCACCGCGGCCTATTATGGCGGAGCAGTTGACGAAGTATTGATGCGAATAGTCGACGTTTTCATGGCGGTTCCGTTTCTCATAGCAGCAATGGTTCTCACTGCCCTGCTTGGAAAAGGTATAGGGCCTATCACCATCGCGCTCACGACTTTCGGATGGATGGGTTATGCGCGGGTCATACGTAGCGAAATTCTGCGTATTAGAGAGATGGATTACATCCACGCTGCACGAAGCTATGGCGCTAGCGACTTCCGCCTCATAGCGCGCCATATCCTGCCCAATGCGTTTTTCCCTGTGCTTGTGCTTGCGACAATGGCGACAGGTTCTATGGTCCTCTCAGCATCGGCGTTGAGCTTTCTGGGAGTTGGCACTGAAGAAGGCTATGCCGATTGGGGCCAATTTATTGCTTATTCGCGCAACTGGATTGTCGGACAACCGGGAAATCCATTTCAGTACTGGTACACGCTGGTCTTTCCGGGAGCAGCCATTTTTCTATTCGTTTTATCTTGGAACCTCGTAGGCGATGCACTGCGCGATGTTCTAGACCCCCGTCACACAAACTGA